One segment of Deinococcus aerolatus DNA contains the following:
- a CDS encoding alpha/beta hydrolase: MAVSVSGQHVTFSPPSGAVALVGDFTDWRKQPALPVTAGQPLTLRLPRGAWVEYAWLDAAGEAFADPDNPQKSLNPWWSYPRAAVVGEYARHPLWLAPEAARKGTTTRLTWEGSVFPGTRRAIVYTPHGYEAGTPLPVYYVQDGVAFYRTGKLGDVMDRALEAGLATGAALVFVEPGDRSEEYYLNDRYLDFLTGEVFPRVEGELVTVSERGLWGASLGGLISLYLGSRHPELFSRVVSHSGAFIARPGARDTAGVIDTTGAGEWLLEELRQTPPTHLKTSLDTGVLEWLTGPNRRMAGLLADRGLPHQYREYPSGHTWVTWREALPEAFLYMQG, encoded by the coding sequence ATGGCCGTTTCCGTTTCCGGGCAACACGTCACCTTCAGCCCCCCATCCGGCGCCGTGGCCCTGGTGGGGGACTTCACCGACTGGCGCAAGCAACCCGCGTTGCCCGTCACGGCGGGCCAGCCCCTCACACTGAGGCTGCCGCGCGGCGCGTGGGTGGAATACGCGTGGCTGGACGCGGCGGGCGAGGCCTTTGCCGATCCCGACAACCCTCAGAAGTCCCTGAATCCGTGGTGGTCCTACCCGCGTGCGGCGGTGGTGGGCGAGTACGCGCGGCACCCGCTGTGGCTGGCCCCGGAGGCGGCGCGCAAGGGAACGACTACGCGCCTGACCTGGGAGGGCAGCGTCTTCCCCGGCACCCGCCGCGCCATCGTCTACACGCCGCACGGCTACGAGGCCGGCACCCCCCTTCCGGTCTATTACGTGCAGGACGGCGTGGCCTTCTACCGCACCGGCAAGCTGGGGGACGTGATGGACCGGGCGCTGGAGGCGGGACTGGCGACGGGCGCGGCCCTGGTGTTCGTGGAACCGGGCGACCGCAGCGAGGAGTACTACCTGAATGACCGTTACCTGGATTTTCTGACCGGGGAGGTCTTTCCCCGCGTGGAGGGCGAGCTGGTCACCGTCAGCGAGCGTGGCCTGTGGGGCGCGAGCCTGGGCGGGCTGATCTCGCTGTATCTGGGCAGCCGTCACCCGGAGCTGTTCAGCCGCGTGGTCAGCCACAGCGGGGCATTCATCGCCCGGCCCGGCGCGCGGGACACGGCGGGCGTGATCGACACCACCGGGGCCGGGGAATGGCTGCTGGAGGAACTGCGCCAGACTCCGCCCACGCACCTGAAAACCAGCCTGGACACCGGCGTGCTGGAGTGGCTGACCGGGCCGAACCGCCGCATGGCGGGCCTGCTGGCCGATAGGGGGTTGCCCCACCAGTACCGCGAGTACCCCAGCGGCCACACCTGGGTGACGTGGCGCGAGGCCCTGCCCGAGGCGTTCCTGTACATGCAGGGCTGA
- a CDS encoding peptidase C39 family protein: MRHSFLLMLALSGSAGALTMTYPSSTTTIHEKAADWAGAELRGVGLHAQALTLAPGAASGTLTSAPLTVPAFDELVPSWNAVTPGAGSVTLEVRARVGADWSRWYSFGSWSSAEGRSSVNGQKDSAGQVLTDTLRLNTRATTYQYRVTLRGQGTTARLLAFATSDRARQAAGLGAASDRAAWGKVLDVPQRSQMIYPDGGEVWCSPTSVSMILAARGIDVTVPQAAKATYDRAYDGTGNWSFNAAYAGALGQRAYVTRLPSLAAAEKFTAAGVPLAVSLGWKKGELPGAALPTSSGHLMVLIGFDKAGNPVLNDPAAPSNDTVRRTYPRAAFERLWLSHSGGLSYVIGE; encoded by the coding sequence ATGCGACACAGTTTTCTTCTCATGCTGGCACTGTCCGGCAGCGCGGGGGCGCTTACCATGACCTATCCCAGCAGCACCACCACCATCCACGAGAAAGCGGCCGACTGGGCAGGCGCGGAACTCAGGGGCGTCGGGCTCCACGCGCAGGCCCTCACCCTGGCCCCCGGCGCGGCGAGCGGCACGCTGACCTCGGCCCCGCTGACCGTGCCTGCCTTCGACGAACTGGTGCCGTCGTGGAACGCGGTCACGCCCGGCGCAGGCAGCGTCACGCTGGAGGTGCGGGCGCGGGTGGGTGCGGACTGGTCGCGCTGGTACTCCTTCGGCAGCTGGAGCAGCGCCGAGGGCCGCAGCAGCGTGAACGGGCAGAAGGACAGCGCCGGGCAGGTCCTGACCGATACGCTGCGCCTGAACACCAGGGCCACGACGTACCAGTACCGCGTGACCCTGCGCGGTCAGGGCACCACGGCCCGCCTGCTGGCCTTCGCCACCTCTGACCGGGCGCGGCAGGCGGCGGGCCTGGGGGCGGCCAGCGACCGGGCCGCCTGGGGCAAGGTCCTTGACGTGCCGCAGCGCTCGCAGATGATCTACCCGGACGGCGGCGAGGTGTGGTGCAGCCCCACCAGCGTCTCGATGATTCTGGCGGCGCGGGGCATCGACGTCACGGTGCCGCAGGCGGCGAAGGCCACCTATGACCGCGCCTACGACGGCACCGGCAACTGGTCCTTCAACGCCGCCTACGCCGGAGCGCTGGGGCAGCGTGCCTACGTGACCCGGCTGCCCAGTCTGGCCGCCGCCGAGAAGTTCACGGCTGCGGGCGTGCCGCTGGCCGTCAGCCTGGGCTGGAAGAAGGGCGAACTGCCCGGCGCGGCCCTTCCCACCAGCAGCGGCCACCTGATGGTCCTGATCGGCTTCGACAAGGCCGGCAATCCCGTCCTGAACGATCCCGCGGCACCCAGCAACGACACCGTGCGCCGCACCTATCCGCGCGCCGCCTTCGAGCGGCTGTGGCTGTCGCACAGTGGGGGCCTGAGCTACGTGATCGGGGAGTAG
- a CDS encoding aminoglycoside N(3)-acetyltransferase, translating to MTETDAIALADTPRTRASLAADLRALGVGAGDVLMVHVSLSRLGWVAGGTVAVIQALQDAVTPMGTIVMPTFTMHLTDPAGWRRPAVPPSWWDTIRAEMPAFDPALTPSRGVGRVAELLRTWPGARRSNHPHSSFAAWGRQAEFITADHPLTFSLGDGSPLARVYDLDGRVLLLGTQNNTSLHLAEVRAGKQPTVPFSGPVLLDGQPTWVTFDECDYAEDAFPPVKAAFEASGAVTVGKVGSATAKLMAQRALVDFAVQWWTADAPG from the coding sequence ATGACCGAAACGGACGCCATCGCTCTGGCCGACACGCCCCGCACCCGCGCCAGCCTCGCCGCCGATCTCCGCGCCCTGGGTGTGGGGGCCGGTGACGTCCTGATGGTTCACGTCAGCCTGAGCCGCCTGGGCTGGGTGGCCGGCGGTACGGTGGCCGTGATCCAGGCGCTTCAGGACGCCGTGACGCCCATGGGAACGATCGTCATGCCCACCTTTACGATGCACCTGACCGATCCGGCCGGCTGGCGGCGGCCGGCTGTACCGCCGTCCTGGTGGGACACCATTCGCGCCGAGATGCCCGCCTTTGACCCGGCACTGACGCCCTCGCGCGGGGTGGGCCGCGTCGCCGAACTGCTCAGAACGTGGCCCGGGGCCAGGCGCAGCAATCACCCTCACAGTTCTTTTGCCGCGTGGGGCCGCCAGGCCGAATTCATCACGGCGGACCATCCCCTGACGTTCTCGCTGGGGGACGGCTCCCCCCTGGCCCGCGTGTATGACCTGGACGGGCGGGTGCTGCTGCTGGGCACGCAGAACAACACCAGCCTGCACCTGGCGGAGGTCCGGGCCGGGAAGCAGCCCACCGTGCCTTTCAGCGGCCCCGTCCTGCTGGACGGTCAGCCGACGTGGGTGACCTTCGACGAGTGCGATTACGCTGAGGACGCCTTCCCGCCCGTCAAGGCCGCCTTTGAGGCCAGCGGCGCGGTGACGGTGGGAAAGGTCGGCTCGGCCACCGCGAAACTGATGGCCCAGCGGGCGCTGGTTGATTTTGCCGTGCAGTGGTGGACGGCTGACGCTCCCGGTTGA
- a CDS encoding adenine deaminase, whose product MQSERDRQGDRRRLVRVARGEEAGDLLVRGAQVVQPATREIFEADVLIAGGRVAALGGAGMGFEATRVIEAHGAFLAPGFIDGHIHIESSLLTPAGFARAVLPRGTTGVVAEPHEVVNVLGVRGLEWMLEAGATSGLRVWASAPSCVPASEFEDGGAQVTAADTARMLRVPGVLGLAEMMNYPGVLGGDAAVWAILEAGRAAGGRLDGHAAGMRGRDLMAYAAAGLHSDHEAATPQEARERLRAGLWLMVREGSAARNLEALLPVLRERPRRAMLVSDDVSVDELLELGHLDRLLRACVAGGLHPADAIALVTCNPAEYWGLHSSGLIAPGHHADMVLLRDLQGFEVLDTFVGGAEARPGEVTPPLGGGGVNLGADWDSATFDVPAHWPVMQVCPDQITTGRGAPGSGEARLVVADRYGRGHRAACWTSGTGMGQRGTLGLSILHDAHNAAFLGGSDEDVRAAGRALRDIGGGAVVVVDGAVQASLPLPYAGLMTDLPPQQAAARLNEVTAAARALGCTLPYPVTTLSFLGLSVIPSLKLTPRGLLDVEAWHLLER is encoded by the coding sequence ATGCAGTCTGAAAGGGACCGACAGGGGGACCGGCGCCGTCTGGTACGGGTGGCGCGTGGGGAAGAGGCGGGCGATCTGCTGGTGCGCGGCGCACAGGTGGTTCAGCCGGCCACGCGCGAGATTTTCGAGGCCGATGTGCTGATCGCGGGTGGCCGGGTGGCGGCGCTGGGCGGCGCAGGCATGGGCTTCGAGGCCACACGGGTGATCGAGGCGCACGGCGCGTTCCTGGCCCCCGGCTTCATCGACGGCCACATTCACATCGAGTCCAGCCTGCTGACCCCGGCGGGCTTCGCGCGGGCGGTGCTGCCGCGCGGCACGACCGGTGTGGTGGCCGAGCCGCACGAGGTGGTCAACGTGCTGGGCGTGCGCGGCCTGGAATGGATGCTGGAGGCCGGGGCCACCTCGGGCCTGCGGGTCTGGGCTTCAGCGCCGTCGTGCGTGCCGGCCAGCGAATTCGAGGACGGCGGCGCACAGGTCACGGCGGCAGACACCGCCCGGATGCTGCGCGTGCCCGGCGTGCTGGGGCTGGCCGAGATGATGAACTACCCCGGCGTTCTGGGCGGGGACGCGGCCGTGTGGGCCATTCTGGAGGCGGGCCGCGCAGCAGGCGGGCGTCTGGACGGCCACGCCGCCGGGATGCGGGGCCGGGACCTGATGGCCTACGCGGCGGCGGGCCTGCACTCGGATCACGAGGCCGCCACCCCGCAGGAAGCCCGCGAGCGCCTGCGCGCGGGCCTGTGGCTGATGGTGCGTGAGGGCTCGGCGGCCCGCAATCTGGAGGCCCTGCTGCCGGTGCTGCGGGAGCGCCCGCGCCGCGCCATGCTGGTCAGCGACGACGTGAGCGTGGACGAACTTCTGGAACTGGGCCACCTGGACCGCCTGCTGCGGGCGTGCGTGGCGGGCGGGCTGCATCCGGCGGACGCCATCGCCCTCGTGACCTGCAACCCGGCGGAGTACTGGGGCCTGCACAGCTCCGGTCTGATCGCCCCCGGCCACCACGCCGACATGGTGTTGCTGCGCGACCTGCAGGGCTTCGAGGTGCTGGACACCTTCGTGGGTGGTGCGGAGGCCCGGCCCGGCGAGGTCACCCCACCGCTGGGTGGCGGCGGCGTGAACCTGGGGGCCGACTGGGACAGCGCGACGTTCGATGTGCCCGCCCACTGGCCGGTGATGCAGGTGTGCCCGGACCAGATCACCACCGGCCGGGGGGCACCGGGTAGCGGCGAGGCGCGGCTGGTGGTGGCGGACCGTTACGGGCGCGGCCACCGGGCGGCGTGCTGGACCTCCGGCACCGGCATGGGTCAGCGGGGCACGCTGGGCCTGAGCATCCTGCACGACGCCCACAACGCCGCGTTCCTGGGCGGCAGCGACGAGGACGTGCGGGCGGCGGGCCGCGCCCTGCGCGACATCGGCGGCGGCGCGGTGGTGGTGGTGGACGGCGCGGTCCAGGCCAGCCTGCCCCTGCCCTACGCGGGCCTGATGACCGACCTGCCCCCCCAGCAGGCCGCCGCCCGCCTGAACGAGGTCACTGCCGCCGCCCGCGCCCTGGGCTGCACCCTGCCCTACCCGGTGACCACCCTCAGCTTCCTGGGCCTGAGCGTGATCCCATCGCTGAAACTGACCCCACGCGGCCTGCTGGACGTGGAAGCGTGGCACCTGCTGGAGCGATAA
- a CDS encoding aspartate-semialdehyde dehydrogenase has product MRVAIVGATGAVGHELMSVLEKSSLQFDELLLFASPRSAGSTLTFKGRELTVQATPEGAIDADVILASAGGAISKGKAAAWVAGGAVVIDNSSAFRYDPKVPLVVPEVNGEAALQHQGIIANPNCTTAVAVLAVAPIHREYGVKRMIVSTYQATSGAGQKGMDELLEQTHMVLHGKDATNDVFAHPIPFNVIPHIDAFQDNGYTKEEMKVVWETRKIIGDESLKISCTAVRIPTLRTHSEAITLELERPATPEAVRELLSRSAGVEVRDDPQGQLYPMPLTASGKYDVEVGRIRESLVFDGGIDLFVAGDQLLKGAALNAVQIAEYLQEHGALKGKQRA; this is encoded by the coding sequence ATGCGCGTAGCGATTGTGGGAGCCACCGGAGCCGTCGGACACGAGCTGATGAGCGTGCTGGAAAAAAGCAGTCTGCAATTTGACGAGCTGCTTCTCTTCGCCTCGCCGCGTTCGGCGGGCAGCACCCTGACCTTCAAGGGGCGCGAGCTGACCGTGCAGGCCACCCCCGAGGGGGCCATTGACGCCGACGTGATCCTGGCCTCGGCCGGCGGCGCGATCAGCAAGGGGAAGGCCGCCGCGTGGGTGGCGGGCGGCGCGGTGGTGATCGACAACTCCAGCGCTTTCCGCTATGACCCGAAAGTGCCGCTGGTGGTGCCAGAAGTGAACGGCGAGGCCGCGCTGCAGCACCAGGGCATCATCGCCAACCCCAACTGCACCACCGCCGTCGCCGTGCTGGCCGTTGCCCCGATCCACCGTGAGTACGGGGTGAAACGCATGATTGTCTCTACCTACCAGGCCACCAGCGGCGCGGGCCAGAAGGGCATGGACGAGCTGCTGGAGCAGACCCACATGGTGCTGCACGGCAAGGACGCCACCAACGACGTGTTCGCCCATCCCATCCCCTTCAACGTCATCCCGCACATCGACGCCTTTCAGGACAACGGCTACACCAAGGAAGAGATGAAGGTGGTCTGGGAAACCCGCAAGATCATCGGGGACGAGTCGCTGAAGATCAGCTGCACCGCCGTCCGCATTCCCACGCTGCGGACGCACAGCGAGGCCATCACGCTGGAACTGGAGCGCCCCGCCACCCCGGAAGCGGTGCGCGAGCTGCTGTCCCGCTCCGCCGGGGTGGAAGTGCGCGACGACCCGCAGGGCCAGCTGTACCCGATGCCCCTGACCGCCAGCGGCAAGTACGACGTGGAGGTGGGCCGCATCCGCGAGTCGCTGGTCTTTGACGGCGGCATCGACCTGTTCGTGGCGGGGGACCAGCTGCTGAAGGGCGCGGCGCTGAATGCTGTGCAGATCGCCGAGTACCTGCAGGAGCACGGGGCGCTGAAGGGCAAGCAGCGGGCGTAA